The Blochmannia endosymbiont of Camponotus sp. genomic interval GAAATTAGTATAATAATTAATGAAATTAGTTAAATATTTGTGCGCAGATATCCTATTGAATATTTATTGTTAAAAAGATAATGGTATTGCTCAGCTTTGAGCTGATATTTTATTTATATAAATAAAACGATTTTAGTAAAATTTTTATATTGTTTGTTATGAACGAAACAGATTTAGGAATTAGTATAATCCTAATTTTATAAGATTTTATTTTCTATGTTTTTATTTTAACGTTAACATATAAATTATAAAAATATAGAGGTATAAATGAATAGAATGAAAAATTCTGTTTTAGGTAAAAATAAAAACAATTGAAATGCGATATTAATTCATGTTAAATAATAGAAACGAATAATAGGGGTATCGAAATGTGATCGATTTTTTTTTAGATAATTTATTCTAAATTTTATATACAAATGAAAGCAAAATACGTGTATAATATCTACTCGATGTATTCCGGATTCAAGTGGAGAGTAAGAGAACGGTAATGTGAATTTTTATTCAAAATTAATAGTGGTTACATAATTCCAAATATATGATTATTATATATATTCATATTTCATGATTTAGAGCATGTAAAGGGATTGTGGAGATCTGAAATCATATCAAAATTAATATTTTTGAGATGTACCAATAAGTAAGTCAAACTTAATTTGAGATTCTACAACAATATAATTAATAAAATCCGGGGTTAAATATATTGACAGATAAAAACAGAGTATTTAAAAATTTTCAAAATGAATGATGAATCGTAATGATTTGATAAATTGTTTATAAATGTGAGTTTTTGATTAAATTTATTTAATAATTGTGATGGTTGAACAGAAATAAATGGTTGTATCCTTGATTAAGATATAGTAGAAAATTTTTAATATTTGATAAATCATTAATTAATTATCCGAAAAGTAGAGTTGGCTTATGATATGATGAATAATTCATGATGATTTACATTTATATTGGTATTTGCGACATGACTAGCGTAGATTTACCATGGTAATTAAACCGCAGTTTATAGATATGGTTATCATGACAGTAGGAATATTTTATAAAATTTTTTAACAGTAACTTATACAACTAAGATTAAAAAACGATTTTGCTACAATAATAGACAAATTTATAAACATGTAATAATATTTGTTACAATTAATTTTGAATGATTGATGTGTTAGTTATATTGTTAAATATTAATCATAACAAACGTTATATTTTTGGAGATACAAGAATGGCATTGCTTAGTAATAAGCGAATTTTAGTTACCGGTATAGCTAACAATAGATCTATAGCTTACGGTATAGCTCAGTCCTTACATAGAGAAGGTGCTGAGTTAGCTTTTACTTATCATACCGATAAATTAAAATTGAGAGTACAAAATCTATCTAAAAATTTTGATTCTGATATTGTGTTGCCATGTGATGTATCTGAAGATTCTTGTATAGATAAATTATTTGTTGAGTTGAATAAAAAGTGGTCGACTTTCGATGGTTTTGTACATGCGATAGCGTTTGCTCCCACTGATCAATTGACAGGTGATTATGTAGATACTGTTACTCGTGAAGGGTTTACATTGTCCCATACTATTAGTTCTTATAGCTTTGTAGGAATAGCTAAAGCATGCAGGAACATGCTTACCAATAGCGCATCCTTAGTTACATTGACTTATTTAGGTGCTATGCGTGCTACTCCTTATTATAATGTAATGGGATTAGCTAAAGCTTCATTGGAAGCGAATACTCGTTATATGGCCAATGCCATGGGACCAAAAGGTATTCGCGTTAATGCGATTTCTTGTGGGCCTGTTCGCACTTTGGCGTCCTCTGGTATTAAGAATTTTAAAAAAATGTTATTGTGTTACCAAAGGCAATCACCGATTCGTCGTAATATTTCCATTGAAGAAATTGGAAATGTTGCTGTATTTTTGTTTTCTGATTTATCATCTGGGATTACTGGTGAAATAATTTATGTTGATGGTGGATTTAATATCGCATCTAATATAGATGATGTAGAACAATCAATGTAATTAGTAACGTAGGATGTAGTTATTATATTTGAAATGTTATTAAAGAATAATATGCTTATATCTTATGTTTAAGATCGTTCATGTTTTTAACATTTTTGGGTTATGATGAATATGTGATGTCTTTAATAATTTATTTTTTATTGTAGAATTTAATATAATTTTTATAATGTGATTGTGTTGAAAATATGATTTATAATGGTAGATTCGTGTTTTGAGAATAATAATCACAATAATAATTATTAATGTTTAGAACTAGACGTACACGATAATGGAATAGATATGCGATATAATATTATACCAGTTACTCCTTTTCGTCAAAATTGTTCAATAATTTGGTGCGAAGTAACACATGAAGCAGTTTTAGTAGATCCTGGGGGAGAAAGTGATAAATTACGATCAGAAATAGATAAATTAGGAGTAAAAATAAATAAAATTTTATTAACTCATGGTCATTTTGATCATGTTGGTAGTGCTATGGAGTTACGACAGTATTATAACATTCCAATACTAGGTCCAAATAGAGCTGATCAATCGTTGTTAGATGACTTATCTGTGCAATGTAGAATGTTAAATGTAGATCTCCCTAATAGTAGTACTACAGCAGTTATTCCAGATGTTTGGCTAGAAGATGGCGATACGGTACAAGTAGGTCACGAAGTTTTTGATGTATTATATTGTCCAGGACATTCTCCGGGACACATAGTATATTGGAATAAGATACGAAAATTTATGGTGACGGGAGATGTATTATTTAAAAAAAGTATTGGTCGCACGGATTTGCCCGGAGGGAGTATTACAGTTTTAATTAATTCTATTAAGACTAAATTGTTTCCATTGGGAGATGACATTATTTTCTTGCCAGGACATGGCAGCACCTCTACGCTGGGTTATGAGCGTTTAAATAATATTTACGTAACACATACAACATCATAGTAAAATTTTAGGATTCGCTCTAGTTAGAGAAAGTCTTTAGATTTAAGAGCATTCCGATCGAGCGAAGTATGTGTTTAATCTTAACCACCAAGATGGTTAAGATGTTTGTAAAGTTTTAATTATAGAGTTGCTTACATAAGCGATGTTATCATCTGATAACCCAGATAAATTAATTCTACCCGCTCCTACTAGATAAATACCAAATTGGTTTCTTAATCTCATCACTTGATTTTCGTTTAAACCCATAAAAGAAAACATACCACATTGTCGTTCGATAAAACTGAAATCTTTATTTTTGTTATTAGTTTGTAAAGTATTTGCAAATAATTTTCTCATATGATTGATGTTTTCTCGCATGTTTTTTAGTTCTGCTTCCCATGTAGATCGTAAAACTTTGTTGTTTAATATCAAAGATACAATGGATGCTCCATGAGCTGGTGGATTAGAATAATTGCCACGAATAATAACACGTAATTGACTTAATGCGCGTTCAGCATCATCATTATTATTAGTGATTACAGTACACGCTCCTATACGTTCATTATACAACCCGAAGTTTTTTGAATAAGAATTACATACTATCAGTTCTGAATTTTTTTTACAGAAAATATATAAACCTTCAAGATCTTCTTGCAAACTACGAGAAAATCCTTGATAAGCTAGATCAAATAAAGGTAGCCATTGTTTTTTTTCTGATAATTCCGATAGTATACCCCATTGTTCAGCATTAGGATCAATGCCTGTAGGGTTATGGCAGCAACAATGGAATAATACGACATCATTAGGTTTAACGTCTTTTAAACTTGAATATAATTCATCAAAACTTAGTGAATGAGTGATACTATTATAATAAGGATAAGTACATATTTTTAATCCTGCAGCAAGGAAAATATTTCTATGATTGATCCAAGTAGGAGAACTAATCCATATGCGTTTAGAATTGGTATTTTTTATTATAAATTCAGCTGCAATACGTAACGCACCAGTCCCTCCGGGAGCTTGAACAGTTCGCATGCGTTTTTTTGAAACAATAGAATTATCATTTGTTCCAAATAACAAATGTTGAGTCGCAGTATTAAAGGAATGTAAACCTTCTATGCTAAGATAATTTTTGCTGATTTCATGTTTTAATAACCATTCTTCAGCTTGTTTGACGCTAGCTAAAACGGGAGTATTTTTCAGTTTATCGATATATACGCCTATTCCTAGATTAATTTTATTTTTTTGTTCATCAGCATCATAAATTTCCGATAAACCAAGAATTGGATCATCAGGTGCCATTTTAATAGATTTAAACATAACATGTATCCGTATTTATTATAATATGCAGAATATTTTATATATATCAAAAACTATCATGTTTTTCCAATTATTTATATTGAAATTTTCAATTTTAATAATATAAGAATATAAATATATAATCATGTATATAATAATGTGCATATATGGATGTTTTTTAAGCATTATCATTAGATTTATTTTATTTATGTATTTTTTATATCTATAGATTTTATCAAAAATTAATGTTTTTTGAGGTTCTGGGAAACGGAATGACGTCTCTAATATTTTTTATTCCTGTTACATATATCATTAATCTTTCAAAACCTAACCCGAACCCTGAATGAGGTACTGTTCCGTAGCGTCGCAGATCACGATACCACCAATAATTTTCTTGCGTTAGACGGTTTTCTTGTAATCTTTGATCTAACTTTGATAATCTTTCTTCTCTCTGTGAACCTCCAATTATTTCGCCAATCCCGGGAACTAAAATATCCATAGAAGCTACAGTTTTATTATCATCGTTTAAACGCATATAGAAGGCTTTGATGTTTTTTGGGGAGTTTTTTATTATTACTGGGGATTTAAAATATTCTTCCGACAGATATTTTTCATGTTCAGAGAATAAATCTGTTCCCCAATGGATCGGATTATTAAATTTTTTGTTGCATGTTTTTAATAATTTTATTGCTTCAGTATATTCTATATGATTGAATTTAATCTCAGAGAAATTTTCTAGGATAGAAATAATATTTTTGTTTATTTTTGCAACTAAGTATTTTATATCGTCAGAACGTTTTTCAAGGAGTATTCTGACGATATTTTTAAGCAAAGATTCTGCTAAAATGATAATGTCATCTAAAGTCATAAATGCAGCTTCTGGCTCTATCATCCAAAATTCAGATAAATGTCGATTTGTATTAGAATATTCTGCTCTAAAAGTTGGACCAAAAGTATATACTCTTGATAACGCACAAGCATAAGCTTCTGCATTTAATTGACCTGATACTGTTAAAAAAGCTTTTTTACCGAAAAAGTCATAGGTATTGTGAGTATGATGTGATTTTTCGTTTGAATTATTTAAAATTTGTTGAGTTTCTGAAGTAGTAGATACACAGAACATTTTACTGCTTCCTTCAGTGTCGCATGCGGTGATTATAGGGGTAGGAATCCATATAAATTCTTGTTTATGCAAAAAGTTATGAATAGCTTGTGATAACGCGTCTCTGATACGAGCAACAGCGCCAATTGTATTAGTACGTGGTCTCAGATGAGAAAATTCACGTAGATATTCCATAGTATGTT includes:
- a CDS encoding enoyl-ACP reductase FabI: MALLSNKRILVTGIANNRSIAYGIAQSLHREGAELAFTYHTDKLKLRVQNLSKNFDSDIVLPCDVSEDSCIDKLFVELNKKWSTFDGFVHAIAFAPTDQLTGDYVDTVTREGFTLSHTISSYSFVGIAKACRNMLTNSASLVTLTYLGAMRATPYYNVMGLAKASLEANTRYMANAMGPKGIRVNAISCGPVRTLASSGIKNFKKMLLCYQRQSPIRRNISIEEIGNVAVFLFSDLSSGITGEIIYVDGGFNIASNIDDVEQSM
- a CDS encoding MBL fold metallo-hydrolase, encoding MRYNIIPVTPFRQNCSIIWCEVTHEAVLVDPGGESDKLRSEIDKLGVKINKILLTHGHFDHVGSAMELRQYYNIPILGPNRADQSLLDDLSVQCRMLNVDLPNSSTTAVIPDVWLEDGDTVQVGHEVFDVLYCPGHSPGHIVYWNKIRKFMVTGDVLFKKSIGRTDLPGGSITVLINSIKTKLFPLGDDIIFLPGHGSTSTLGYERLNNIYVTHTTS
- a CDS encoding amino acid aminotransferase, which gives rise to MFKSIKMAPDDPILGLSEIYDADEQKNKINLGIGVYIDKLKNTPVLASVKQAEEWLLKHEISKNYLSIEGLHSFNTATQHLLFGTNDNSIVSKKRMRTVQAPGGTGALRIAAEFIIKNTNSKRIWISSPTWINHRNIFLAAGLKICTYPYYNSITHSLSFDELYSSLKDVKPNDVVLFHCCCHNPTGIDPNAEQWGILSELSEKKQWLPLFDLAYQGFSRSLQEDLEGLYIFCKKNSELIVCNSYSKNFGLYNERIGACTVITNNNDDAERALSQLRVIIRGNYSNPPAHGASIVSLILNNKVLRSTWEAELKNMRENINHMRKLFANTLQTNNKNKDFSFIERQCGMFSFMGLNENQVMRLRNQFGIYLVGAGRINLSGLSDDNIAYVSNSIIKTLQTS
- the asnS gene encoding asparagine--tRNA ligase; translation: MNVVSVADILRGHVSKNTEITIQGWIRTRRDSKAKISFLDLYDGSCINSLQIIAHNKLHNYKNEILRLTSGCSVIIVGMLVKSIGIKQHVEVIAKNIKILGWIDDPSTYPITAKKHTMEYLREFSHLRPRTNTIGAVARIRDALSQAIHNFLHKQEFIWIPTPIITACDTEGSSKMFCVSTTSETQQILNNSNEKSHHTHNTYDFFGKKAFLTVSGQLNAEAYACALSRVYTFGPTFRAEYSNTNRHLSEFWMIEPEAAFMTLDDIIILAESLLKNIVRILLEKRSDDIKYLVAKINKNIISILENFSEIKFNHIEYTEAIKLLKTCNKKFNNPIHWGTDLFSEHEKYLSEEYFKSPVIIKNSPKNIKAFYMRLNDDNKTVASMDILVPGIGEIIGGSQREERLSKLDQRLQENRLTQENYWWYRDLRRYGTVPHSGFGLGFERLMIYVTGIKNIRDVIPFPRTSKNINF